GATCACAAGCTATTTTCTTTTCTATATTATCAACACCAGAAAAATGAGCGCATAACAAAAGGCAGGATGGTGTGTGTTGGAAAATCAGATAAAAGCATTGAGGAAAAATCAAGGAATGTCCCAAGAAAAACTAGCGGAAAATTGCAAAGTTTCCCGCCAGACGATTAATGCCATAGAAAATAATAAATATCGTCCCTCTTTAGAATTGGCATTTCGTATGGCAAAAGTTCTTGGAGTCAAAGTAGATGATTTATTTTTTTATTAGAGAAAATAAGATTGCAGAAGACGAGAAGTTGGCCGAAAAGAAGGGGAGCATACTTCTATTTTACTTGCAGGTATTTTGATTTTTGTTTTTTTATATATTTGATTGATATGGGTTTTCTTCTGTAGGATGATACCTCTTAAACGATTTTTACAATGGTAGGTATAATGCGTGTTTAAAGCTTGGTTTAGTTACCAACTTTATTGTCAATTCACAACACTGAGGGGGACTGAAGATCTTGTCAATAAATACAAATAGACCTAATTGATTTCTCGATTTTTTTGAAACGTACTGAAATGCTTCACAAGATGGACATTTTAACTTATTACTTAACGTAAACATTTTTACAAAAGTTTCTCTCCAACTCCACTTATAACCACAATTCTGGCAGGTTGGTATTAATACCGCCTCCATTTATAATCTAACGTTGCCGAGATTAATGAATTGCGCCCTATATGAATAATCAGACTTAACGTGAATTATATTACAGCTTCAGATGTTGATTTTTTATTAAAACACTCTTCACATATAAATTTTCCTTCACTTTTTAAATAAGCTTGAATTTCTGTCATGCCTTTATGCTTTTGGATAACGCATTCTTATAAAAACAATGTCATCACCTTTTATTTCTTTTTCACATATTGAACATTTTGCTTTCTCTCCAAACATTTAAAGCACCTCCAAGCTCTTGAAGTACTATATTTTAATACGATTAACTTTCATAAAAGTTTCCTCAATTAAATGGCCATTTCGTATTATAAGTCAATCTGTTAATTCTGGTTGGCCAATTTTTTTATAGATTATTCTTTAAGTAGCTGGGGTAGGACGAATCTGGCTATTGGGACTTGATCCCGTCCATTATACTGTCCATCCCCTACTCATTTGTGACATTAAAATATTTCTAAATATACATAATATTCTACCTCTCGAAAAAAGTTATATGAGTGTTTTGATCATTATTAAGTCCATTTGTTCTTCATCACCCATATAAAAAGAGTGGGCTCCAGTTTGAACAAACCCCATTTTCTTATAAAAAGCAATGGCATTTTCATTTTTTTCCCATACGCCTAGCCAGATTTTCTTTTTATTACTTTCCATCGCAATTTCCTTAGCCTTATTTAGAAGATATTTACCAAGCCCATGTTTTTGAAATCTGTTCTTTATATAAATCCTCTCGATTTCAAGTGATTCATCCCCCATTTCTTCAGACTGAGCATCATTGGTATTGACCTTTAAATATCCAGCGACTTCATTATTAAAATAAACAAAAAAGAATTGCGAAGAAATATTGGATAATTCTTTTTCTAATTGTTTTAAGTTAAATGCTCTTTCCAAATAGACATTCATATTTTCGGGTGAATTCTGATGCTTAAATGTC
This window of the Bacillus gobiensis genome carries:
- a CDS encoding helix-turn-helix transcriptional regulator, with the protein product MENQIKALRKNQGMSQEKLAENCKVSRQTINAIENNKYRPSLELAFRMAKVLGVKVDDLFFY
- a CDS encoding TIGR04104 family putative zinc finger protein; this translates as MEAVLIPTCQNCGYKWSWRETFVKMFTLSNKLKCPSCEAFQYVSKKSRNQLGLFVFIDKIFSPPQCCELTIKLVTKPSFKHALYLPL
- a CDS encoding GNAT family N-acetyltransferase, whose protein sequence is MTINLKKCTLEDSRKLQEISYETFNETFKHQNSPENMNVYLERAFNLKQLEKELSNISSQFFFVYFNNEVAGYLKVNTNDAQSEEMGDESLEIERIYIKNRFQKHGLGKYLLNKAKEIAMESNKKKIWLGVWEKNENAIAFYKKMGFVQTGAHSFYMGDEEQMDLIMIKTLI